The Prevotella herbatica genome contains the following window.
ACAAGTCTTGTTTGTAGGTCCAATAGAACCTGCTACAAATCTAGGTTTTTCATCAGAGTTAAACTCATCAGCTGCCTTTCTTGCCAATTTAGCTCCAGCAAGAGCAATATCATAGCTATGAGCCTCTAGTCCATAATCAGCCTGAGAAATGCGTTGAGAAGAAAAAGTATTAGTCTCGATGATATCAGCACCGGCAATAAGATACCTGCGATGTATATCCATTATGACTTCAGGCTTGGTTAAGCAAAGCACATCGTTGTTTCCTTTAAGCTGACCTTTGATATCGGCAAACATGTCGCCACGGAAGTCATCTTCACAGAGATTATACGATTGCACCATAGTGCCCAACGCACCATCTAAAATCAAAATCTTTTCTTTAGCTAATTTTTTTAAACTCCTCATAATCAAAACAATAAACTTATCCTGCTAAAATACTAACAAAAAGTATAGGCAACAAGATGCCTATACTAGAAGTGCTTGATAGCTCTATCCATTTCACGCCTATCCTGCTTTTCACGCAAAGTCTGACGCTTATCAAATTCCTTCTTACCCTTGGCAAGGGCTATATCAACTTTTGCACGTCCGTGACTATCGAGAAATATAAGAACAGGTACGATAGTGAAACCCACCTGCTTTGTTGCTTCCTCAAGTTTATGGAGCTCACGCTTGGTAAGCAGCAATTTACGATCGCGTCTAGCCTCATGGTTACTGAACGAACCATAGAAATAGGGGCTGATATTCATTCCCTTCACCCACATCTCACCATTATAGATGACACAGAAAGAATCAACCAAAGAAGCCTTACCTTCGCGGATGCTCTTTATCTCTGTTCCTGTAAGTACAATACCTGCAGTGAACGTGTCGACAAAGAAATATTCAAAAGAAGCCTTCTTGTTTCTTATCTGTACGGGACTTTTCTTTCTTCGTTCCTGTTCTTCCTTATTCATTTTTCAATCTTTGCAAAATTATCAATATGCTGATCGATATAATTAGCGACCTTTGACACGAACATTTCTTCGTTTTCGACAAACTCATCATCAAAGTCGTCAAACTCTGCATGTTGTTCAAACATAGCCATAAATTCCTCGTCGGTACAGTCTTTCTCAATTTCCTCATGATACTTAGCATACAGGCGATGACTCTTGTTTATTATCTTAAACAATTCTGGCAAGCCCCATTCACGAAAAGCCTTATCTGTAGGATTCATGTAGATGAATGCACCAAGTCCATTATGAATCAACTGTACGAATCCACCATCCATAATCTCCTCATGGAGGTAATGGAAAGCAAGCAGCGTAATCTGATCGGAATTAAGCTGCGACATGTTTTCAGCTGTCAACTGACCATCAATGGAGTCAAGTATAGCATTTGTGAAAACATCAACAAAGGCATCCATACCTTCTTCGGCAGCCTTCTGTAATATATCATCTTTTATTATTACCTCTTTCATAATTTAATTTATTATATTGCAAAAGTACTAATTTTATATGAAATCACAAAATACTTACTTTTTTTTATTACTTTTGCAGTTATGAAACTATCAGTTGTAATACCAGCTTATAATTCTGGAGCGACAATATGCAGATGCATAAGTTCCATCATTGCACAGGATTTTACCGATATGGAAATAATATTGGTTGATGACGGATCGCAAGACGGAACACCGTATATATGCAATGAATACACAGCTCAGGATTCAAGAATATCCGTGATTCACAAGCCTAACAGCGGACTGAGTGAAGCACGAAACTATGGTATTGATGCTGCCAAGGGTGATTATATAACTTTTATAGACAGTGATGACAGTCTGGAACTTGGAACCTATAGTAGATTGTTTGAATTGATTGACAAGCATCCGGAATATGACATATTGGAATATTCTATAAACGTGAGATACAATTCACAAAAAAACAGAAAACTGAAATTCAATAATCGTGAATACAATGACATAAGGGCTTACTGGCTCAAAGAAAGAGCATATAAACATGCTTATGCCTGCAACAAGATATATAAACGATCGTTATTTGACGATACCAAATACAAGACTGGTATCATATTTGAGGACGTAGAGATATTGCCAAGACTACTGAAGAAATGCAATGTAGTAGCAACAACGGAAATCGGAACTTATAACTATATATACAATGGCAACGGACTTACGGCAAACGCTCATGTAAAGCAATTGGAAAGTATGCTTGAAACACATATAGCAATTATGAAAGAGACGTGCGACGACAGATATTTCAAATATATAATTAACATACAACTTGACGTGTACCGTATGGGAGGAAATGTTCTTATTGAAGACGGATTACCATACAGAGGGACTCTCAAACTTACTCTATATCATTTATTAGGAATTAAAAGACTATGCTTGATTCACAAATTATTTCGCATAATAAGACACAGCCGTTAATAACATTCATTATCACAACGTATAATCTTGACGCAGGACTTTTAAAAGAGTGCGTGGAGAGTATTACCAGACTTTCAATAAGCATTGATGAACGAGAGATTATAGTAATTGACGACGGAAGCGACTTGCCTGCACTCAACAGTCTGACAAGCGTATGCAAAAACATTGTGTATCTTTGGCAGCCAAATAATGGAGCAAGTGCGGCACGAAACATAGGGCTAGACATCGCACATGGAAAATATATCCAGTTTGTTGACGGTGACGACTATCTGATAACTGCCACTTACGAGCATTGCCTTGACATAGCTAGATATCATAACCCAGACATGGTAATGTTTGAGCATACAAGCAAGGATGATTCTGTAGTAACAGAAATCTATGACGGTCCGTTTTCGGGTGCAGAGTTCATGCACAACAACAATATAAAAGGCATGGCATGGGGATACATATTCAAGAAAGACATCCTCATAAGTCTGAGATTCAACAGAAATATAAAGTTTGGAGAAGACGAAGAGTTCACAGCCCAGCTGATTATACGTGCCGAAAGACTATTCACCACTCCGTCAAAAGCATATTTCTACAGACAGAGAAGGAGTTCTGTGATCCATGAAATAAACAAGCGCACAAAAGTTCAAAGACTGGAAGAAAACGAATCTATCATATTCCATTTGCATGATATGCTTGACAAACTGCCGAAAGCAGAAAGAGCTGCAATGGAAAGACGAATAGCACAATTGTCTATGGACTATCTATATAACACAGCACGACTTACTCACAGTTACTCGCATCTTAATGACGCATGCGAAAGACTGAGAAGACGTGGACTATTTCCGCTTCCAGACAAGAAATATACAAGAAAATACAGTCTATTCAGGAAGATGAGCAAAAACGCTATAGGAAGAAGATTAATTATTGCGACAGCAATATGAAAATACTCTTGATAGGAGAATATAGTAACGTACATGCAACTCTTGCAAAAGGCTTGCGAGAATTAGGACATCATGTTGTAGTTGTCTCAAACGGTGACTTCTGGAAAGACTATCCACGTGACTATGACGTTAGCAGAAAGAAAGGGCGTGTGGGAGGCATGATACTATATGCCAAACTAATTGCACTATTACCTAAGATGAGAGGATTTGACATTGTGCAACTAA
Protein-coding sequences here:
- a CDS encoding glycosyltransferase family 2 protein — encoded protein: MLDSQIISHNKTQPLITFIITTYNLDAGLLKECVESITRLSISIDEREIIVIDDGSDLPALNSLTSVCKNIVYLWQPNNGASAARNIGLDIAHGKYIQFVDGDDYLITATYEHCLDIARYHNPDMVMFEHTSKDDSVVTEIYDGPFSGAEFMHNNNIKGMAWGYIFKKDILISLRFNRNIKFGEDEEFTAQLIIRAERLFTTPSKAYFYRQRRSSVIHEINKRTKVQRLEENESIIFHLHDMLDKLPKAERAAMERRIAQLSMDYLYNTARLTHSYSHLNDACERLRRRGLFPLPDKKYTRKYSLFRKMSKNAIGRRLIIATAI
- a CDS encoding DMP19 family protein; translated protein: MKEVIIKDDILQKAAEEGMDAFVDVFTNAILDSIDGQLTAENMSQLNSDQITLLAFHYLHEEIMDGGFVQLIHNGLGAFIYMNPTDKAFREWGLPELFKIINKSHRLYAKYHEEIEKDCTDEEFMAMFEQHAEFDDFDDEFVENEEMFVSKVANYIDQHIDNFAKIEK
- a CDS encoding glycosyltransferase family 2 protein, yielding MKLSVVIPAYNSGATICRCISSIIAQDFTDMEIILVDDGSQDGTPYICNEYTAQDSRISVIHKPNSGLSEARNYGIDAAKGDYITFIDSDDSLELGTYSRLFELIDKHPEYDILEYSINVRYNSQKNRKLKFNNREYNDIRAYWLKERAYKHAYACNKIYKRSLFDDTKYKTGIIFEDVEILPRLLKKCNVVATTEIGTYNYIYNGNGLTANAHVKQLESMLETHIAIMKETCDDRYFKYIINIQLDVYRMGGNVLIEDGLPYRGTLKLTLYHLLGIKRLCLIHKLFRIIRHSR
- the smpB gene encoding SsrA-binding protein SmpB; amino-acid sequence: MNKEEQERRKKSPVQIRNKKASFEYFFVDTFTAGIVLTGTEIKSIREGKASLVDSFCVIYNGEMWVKGMNISPYFYGSFSNHEARRDRKLLLTKRELHKLEEATKQVGFTIVPVLIFLDSHGRAKVDIALAKGKKEFDKRQTLREKQDRREMDRAIKHF